The Streptomyces noursei ATCC 11455 sequence CGCCTTGTCGGTGGTGCGGGTGGACCGCGAGGCCGACGAGCTTGCCGACGCGGTTGCCCGGGTCGGTCTGCACGACGACGGAACCGGCGAGTTCACCGGTGTCGGTGCGGCGTGCGGTGAGCCAGTGGCTGTGCGGATCGGTGATCAACCGGCGCATCTCGGTCGGGTCGCTGCCCAGGGCGACCGGATAGCCGTGGCCGTACACCTCGAAGTACAACTGCCGTAGTTCGGCGATGTCCTGGGGGGTGGCCGGGCGGATGAGGGCGGTCATCGGGCCTCTTCCAGTGGCAGGGTGCCGGCGGGCGAGGCGGCGGGGGCGTCGGCGCCGGAGGCGACCGGGGCGGTGCCGCCGGCCGGGTCCCGGGGCGCGTCGGCGCGTCGTCCGGTCCACCACAGCGCCACGGCGAGCGGGACCAGGCCGACGGCCTGGAGGACGCACAGGGTGCGCGGCGACAGATGGTCGCCGAGCGCGCCGAAGAGCAGCGAGGACAGCGGGAAGGTCGCGCCGAGCAGTGCCTGCATCATGGCGAAGAAGCCGGGCTTGTCCGCTGCCGGGACCAGTCGTTGGAACAACGCGACGAACCGCACCCCGATGGCTCCGACGCACCAGCCGGCGACGATCAGTGCCCCGACGATCGCGGCCCGGTCGGCGAGCAGGCCCGGCGTCGCGAGGGCCGCGGCCATCAGTCCCAGGCAGGCCCCGCCCACGGCCGTGGGCGATCCCGGCAGCCGGGCGCCGGTGAACGACCCGAGCAGGGTGCCGATGCCCAGTGCCGCTTCCAGGGCGGCCACCGTCGAGCCCTGGGCGTGCAGCACCGCCCGTGTGTACAGGGGCATGACGACGTAGAGGGCGGTGGTGAAGAGGTTCACCGCGGCGAAGCAGAGCAGCACCCGCCGGATGAAGGGGTGGTCCTTGAGGATCCGACGCAGCGTCCGCCGGGGTGCCGGGTCCGCCGACGTGGTGGCGGGCTCCGGTGCCGCGGCGCTCCGGGGGAAGCGGGTGAGGAACACCAGCGCGGCGGCGACGAGGTACGCGCCGGCGCAGCCGGAGACGATGCCGGTCAGGTCCCAGGCGTCCACGACGAGCGGTCCGAGGAGTCCGCCGGCCAGGCCGGCCAGGGACTGCGTGGCGAGTTCGAACCCGGTCGCGGCCTCGATGTCCGCGTCGTCGACGAGTTCGGGGACGGAGGTGGTCAGGCAGGGGTCGAAGAGTGCCTGGCAGCCCGCCAGCAACAGGGCGGCTCCGTAGGCCACGACGGTGGGCGGCGGGGCGAGGTACGTCCATCCGGCGGTGGCGGCGGCGACCAGGCCCGCCAGCGCGGAGCTGGCTCCCAGCACCGTGCGGTGCGGACAGCGGGCGATGACGGTGGCCACCAGCGGGGCGAGCGCCACCGCGGGCAGGGTGCTCACCGCGAGGAACGCGCCCGAGGCGAGGCCGCGGTCGCCGTCGGCCGCGATGGCGTGGCCGACCAGCCACCACACCACACCCACCTGGAACATCCGGCCGGCGGCCTGGGTGAGGACCTGGGCGGCCCAGACGGCGCCGAAGGCCCGGTTGCGCAGGACGACGGGGAGTCGGCGCGCGGCCGGGGTCGAGGTCGGGGTCATGAGTGCGGCCGTTCGTCGATGACCCGCAGCAGCTTGCCGGTACGGGCGTTGACGGACAGCTCGCCGTGGCGGACCCACTCGACGGCGATCGGGTGGATGCGTCCGGCGTCGGCTTCCGCTGCGTACATCGGCCGCGCCGCGAGGATCTCCTTGGCGATGGCGGCGGCGAGGTGTCGGAGCCCGGTCGGGTCCGCTTCGCCGACGGGGCTCACCTCGGTGGGCACATGGCAGCCGGGGACCGGTTCTCCGTCCACGGCCAGCCGCAGGACCAGCCCGTCCCGACCGTCCCAGCGGCGCACCACGAGCTGCATGCCGATCACCCGACCGGTGGGGTCGGCGGCACGCACCAGCTCGTGCACGTCCTGGGTGTAGAGGGAAACCGCGCCGATGCGCACGCCTTCTTCGGCCCGGCCGAGGATGCGGAAGTGCCCGGCGGCGACGTCGGTCCACTCCGCCCGGTCGCCGACGGGGTACCGGATGATCGGCATCAGCCGCCGGCGCAGGTCCGTGACGACGATGCGGCCGGCGACGCCTTCGCGGGTCAGGGGCTCACCGGTGTTCTCGTCGAGGATCTCGACGACGGTGTACGGCGTGAACGCCCGGTGGACGCGGGGGTCGGCCCCCGGTACGGCCTGTCCGAGGAGCCCGGAGTCGACGCCGGCGTAGCCGATGGAGCGGGCCTGTGCCTGCGGGAACGCCTTGCGCAGCAGCGGAAGTTGGTCCTCGTACAGTCC is a genomic window containing:
- a CDS encoding MFS transporter, which gives rise to MTPTSTPAARRLPVVLRNRAFGAVWAAQVLTQAAGRMFQVGVVWWLVGHAIAADGDRGLASGAFLAVSTLPAVALAPLVATVIARCPHRTVLGASSALAGLVAAATAGWTYLAPPPTVVAYGAALLLAGCQALFDPCLTTSVPELVDDADIEAATGFELATQSLAGLAGGLLGPLVVDAWDLTGIVSGCAGAYLVAAALVFLTRFPRSAAAPEPATTSADPAPRRTLRRILKDHPFIRRVLLCFAAVNLFTTALYVVMPLYTRAVLHAQGSTVAALEAALGIGTLLGSFTGARLPGSPTAVGGACLGLMAAALATPGLLADRAAIVGALIVAGWCVGAIGVRFVALFQRLVPAADKPGFFAMMQALLGATFPLSSLLFGALGDHLSPRTLCVLQAVGLVPLAVALWWTGRRADAPRDPAGGTAPVASGADAPAASPAGTLPLEEAR
- a CDS encoding phenylacetate--CoA ligase family protein, encoding MPVQQLTDLIRFVRRNSPFYRDLYADLPDHVDELTAIPVVPHDAFWQANTPRRNRLLTGPIDEAVVFKSGGTTGAPKFSVYTREEWREFTSAFGSGLVEAGLRPGHRVADLFYAGELYASFTFILDSLHRAPVANVRLPIGGGAPLASTVHTLEEFDVDVVAGTTTTLCGLADHLVREGRQLPAVRILFFGGEGLYEDQLPLLRKAFPQAQARSIGYAGVDSGLLGQAVPGADPRVHRAFTPYTVVEILDENTGEPLTREGVAGRIVVTDLRRRLMPIIRYPVGDRAEWTDVAAGHFRILGRAEEGVRIGAVSLYTQDVHELVRAADPTGRVIGMQLVVRRWDGRDGLVLRLAVDGEPVPGCHVPTEVSPVGEADPTGLRHLAAAIAKEILAARPMYAAEADAGRIHPIAVEWVRHGELSVNARTGKLLRVIDERPHS